TCACTTGGCGGCCCGTTTCGTATAACAACAACGTCAGAGTTTTTCCTACTTTCGTAAATCCTTCAACTGACCCTGCTATATGGCTGAGCCCCGCCCTTCATTCCCCCGTAGTTTCTGGACTGTAATTTCCATGGAGTTCTTCGAAAGAGGTTCTTATTATGGGATGATGTCGGTATTATCCGTTTATCTTGTATTGAGCAGGAATGAAGGAGGATTGGGCTTTTCGAAAGAAAGTGTAGGAGCTATCAAGAGTGTGATTGTGCCAATGCTGTATTTCCTTCCCATTCTGTCAGGCGCAATAGGAGATCGGTATGGTTACCGAAAAGTGCTCTTCTTTGCATTTGCTTCAATGAGTCTGGGATATTTCTTTGCAGGGCTTTCCACCACTTACATAGCCATTTTCAGTTCATTATTGTTGGTAGCCTTGGGAGCCGGATTCTTTAAGCCTATGATTTCCGGCACCATAGCAAAAGTTACTGATGAATCAAGTTCTTCACTGGGATTTGGAATCTACTATTGGTCGATTAACCTTGGAGCCTTCCTTTTCCCACTCATCCTTGTACCCTGGTTGAAATCAATTTCATGGTCATATATATTTTTTATGGCAGCTATAGGAACAGGTTGGCTGATATTCCTCAACCTGTTTGTTTTCAAAGAACCGGTGAAAGAAAAGAGTTCAAAGCCTCTCATCCAGGTATTCACCGAAATGCTCATTGTGCTTAAAGATTATCGGTTTTTCTTGATGCTATTGATTTACAGCGGATTCTGGATCATGTATTTCCAGGTATACGATTCTGTTTTATGGTACCTGACAGAGAAAGTGGACATGTCACCTTTTAACAATATTGTAAATTCCTTTCTGGGATTATTCATGGATTCACCTTCATGGAAATTTGAGGCCGAGCATGTTACTGCAATGAATGCCGGGGCTATTATCCTGTTACAAATCCTGGTCTCGAGCCTTGTAAGAAACACGAAAGTACTGCCTACGATGATCTTTGGAATTGCTTTAGGATCACTGGGAATGGGGATGCTCGCTATTGCCCCTAATGCCTGGGTTTTCATGGCTTCAATGTTTGTATTCACCCTTGGGGAGATGATTGCCCATCCAAAATTTATTTCCTATGTTGGACTTATCGCTCCTCCGGACAAAAAAGCAGTTTACCAGGGTTATTCTTTCCTTTATGGAGTAATTGGCAGTGGAGTAGGCGGAATCCTGGGAGCTACTCTGTATGTGAGGTTTGTAGAGAAGCAAAACAATCCGGCCCTGTTATGGATTACTTTCTCAATGATAGGAGTAGTTACAATAATTGGATTGCTTTTATATAACAGGTTTATTGTCAACAACAATAATAGCCAAAAAGCATAATTCTGAAAAATAATAATAATTCCTTAGTTTCTAAGTACCTTAATTTTTTTTAATGTGATTTCATCAGCATATAAAACAGGTACTCAAACTGATGGGTTGCTAATTTGTTAAAAGTAGGTGTGCCTTTAGTGGTGGCAAACATATCGCCAATACGATGCAGCATTTTCGGAGTAAGCTTTCGCACAAGGATTTGCCGGTCGGTTGATGTTAGCTCCAGAGCTTCCAATACATTTTCTGTAATGATCTCATTTTTCATTGGAATGAATCTCGCACTTTTAAGCTGCTGATCGAGCAGTTCCAGTTCATCATCAGGTCTGAAATCTGCAAAAAGCAAAATACCACCTGGTTTCAGCACCCGATAGGCTTCATTGAGGAAGTTTTCCATCTTTAGGTATCGATGCGATGATTCTACATTGATAACTACATCAAATGAATTTTCCCGGAAACTGAGTTTCTCTGCATTACCCCTCACAAACCGGATATTCTCGTTTGCGTAATAATTTTTGCAGAATTCTATTGAATTTTTATTCAGATCAAGCCCTATAGCCGATTTTGGTGCCATATATCGACTGATATAAGATATGCCACCACCTCGGCCACAGCCAATTTCAAGTATATCTTTCCCTTGAATATCAACACTTCCGGCTACAAAATGGTAAAGTTGTGAAGAGTACCTGTTTAATCGGTCTTTTTCATCAAGTTCGATTGAATGCTTATTCTTCGAATATCCATAGTTCATAAATGTAACCTCAGCATTTTTATCCACTTTGCTTACATAGGAATACCAGACCTTAAAAAAAATACTTTTTGACAGCTTTTTTACTTTCCTGATCATTCCCGCATTATTGTTCAAATGTGCCATAAAGTCAAAAGATTTAAAATGTGTAAATGATGATCAAGTGTTAATCTCCGGTAAAAATGAAGTCGCAAAGAAACAATAAATACCAGATCAGGGCGTGATTTAGCTTTTGAGTCTTTACTAATATATAACAAAGAAATTTCCGGAATAGTTGAATATTTATATAAATCTACTCATAATGTTTATCCCATGCAATTAGATCACTTATTTAAATAAACGCATATGGTGAAACAAGCTAAAATATTGATTAACTCTCTATGAATAAAAAGAACAAGCCATGTGAAGTATACCGCTATATTCTATTTCATCACATGTATCACCAATGGTAACAGGAACCAACAAAAAAGGGTTATAAGGATAATGCTGATCAAATTCATTACAAATCCAGCCTTTAGCATATCTTTCAATTTGATGAAACCACTGCCAAAAACAATAGCGTTGGGAGGTGTTCCGATAGGCATCATGGAAGCCGCACTCGCTGCAAGCGTCATTGGCAATCCCAACATGATAGGGTCAAGATGCAGAGCGTCGGCCAGAGAGGCCAGGACCGGTGCAAGTACGATCACCTGGGCAACATTACTCATCAGCTCGCTCAGGAAGATGGAGACCACAACGATAATCAGTATCAATGTAAATCCACCCATCTGACTGAACCCTGCCAACCAATTCCCGATCTGAGCCATAACTCCGGCTTTTTCAAGGGAATTCGCCAAAGCGATCCCTCCTCCGAAAAGCAAAAGTATCCCCCATGACATTTTGGTGGTATCATTCCAATCGAGCACCATAACAGACTTTTGTTCCTTTTTCTCTCCACTGGGAGTAGCAAATAATGCAAGAGCACCTAAAACAGCAATCATATTATCGTCCAATTTGAACAGACCGATACCATTTAACAAATCCTTGGTAATCCATAGTAAAGCAGTAACTGAAAAGATGACCAATACCCGTTTTTCAGCATTAGATAATTTCCCAAGGGCTTTGAGTTCCTGTTCAATAAATTTATTTGCTACTTCATTATGTTTGATGTGGTTTGGGAAGAGAATCTTTGTCATTGTGAGATAAAGTGCTGCCAATAATAGCAAGGCAAGGGGGGCACAAATGATCATCCAATCAAGAAACTGCACAGTATAACCATACTTTTTCTCTATAAATCCCAGGAACGCAACGTTGGGTGGCGTCCCGATGATAGTCGCCATTCCTCCAATATTACTTGCATAAGCAATCACCAGCATAAGAACCAGGGAAAAATTGGTAAAACCGGACCCTGCATTTTCATGCTCTTTCATCACAACAATCACACTGAGAGCAATGGGGAACATCATCATGGTAGTGGCTGTATTGCTTAACCACATGCTTAAAAAGCCGGTAGCGAGTATGAACCCAAGGATGATCCTGTCGCCACTCGTACCTGTTTGTTTTACGATATACAAGGCAATTCGCTTATGTAAGTTCCATTTCTGAAGTGCAAGACCAATCATGAACCCTCCCATGAACAGGAAAATAACCGGATTGCTGTATGACTTTGACACTTCTTCAATAGTCCCTAGTCCAAGTAAGGGTTGCAGCACAAGAGGAAGTAATGCAACAGCCGGCATTGGTAAGGCTTCGGTAATCCACCAGGTGATCATCAGTATGGCAACAGCAACAGCCTTTGTGGCATCCTCTCCCAAATTAAACGGGTTCAGCAAATATTCAGCTAATGCCAGCAGGATGCCTGCAAATAGCGAAATCACGAATTGATTTCTTTTCAGCCATTTTAGCATAAGAGTAACTTTTCTTTTTACAATTTGGTGACTCTCGACCGGATTTGCAGGATTTACATTTTAACGGTTCTCTTAGTTTATGCTATTACTTTTGTGCACGCTTATACTGCAAAGGCCATTCTATTTCATTTGAGAGTGTATTAGCAGCAAATAAGGGGAAATAAGGATTCCGTAGTAACTCCCTCCCCAGCATAATCATATCTGCCTGGCCTTTCAGTAGAATTTCTTCGGCTTGTGAAGGTTCAGTGATCAATCCTACTGCAGCCGTTTTAATACCTGTTTCCTTTCTTAATTTCTCGGAAAACATTACCTGGTAACCCGGTCCGAACGGAATTTTGGCATCATATACGAGACCCCCTGAAGAAGTATCTATCAGGTCGACACCCATGGTTTTAAGAATGACTGCAAGTTGTGTTGACTCATCAACATTCCAGCCTCCTTCGGAATAGTCGGTGGCAGAAATTCTGACAAACAATGGGAGATTCTCCGGCCACACCTCCCTCACAGCAGTCACAATTTCTTTTAGAAACCGGATCCGGTTATTAAAATCTCCACCATATTCATCGGTTCTTTTATTACTTAATGGAGATAAAAACTGATGGATCAGGTATCCATGAGCCGCATGTATCTCAACCACCTTAAAACCGGCCTCCAATGATCGCTGTGCTCCCTTCCGGAAACTGGCAATGATGGCTTTTATACCAGCTGTATCCAGCATCAGGGGAAAGGAATCATCGGCATAAAAAGGTACTGGAGAAGGCGCTAAAGTTTGCCACCCTCCTTTATTGATTCCGAGTTGCTTCCCTCCTTCCACGGGTAATGCACATCCGGCTTTCCTTCCGGCATGGGCAAGTTGTATCCCGGATATGGCGCCATATTGATGAAGAAATGCATTTATTTTACGCAATTGTACAATATGGTCATCATCATAAATACCCAGATCACCCGGAGTAATTCTGCCTTCAGGAGAAACGGCCGTTGCTTCCATAATGACCAATCCTGCCCCTCCAACAGCCCGGCTGCCATAATGTACAAGGTGCCAGTCGTTTGCATAACCATTAATTGCAGAATACTGACACATGGGTGACATCACAATCCGATTCCTGAAACGGATATCTCTTATGGTTAAAGGTTCAAAAAGCATAGGATAGAAATTTTTGACAATTTACTAAAATTTCTATCAGATACTTTGTGTACTACAAGTCTATTCCATTTTGTAAATTTCAAACTGCAAAAGCATAGATTAATCTATCCAAAGACAAATTGCTTCCAGTCAACAGCATTTCAGGAGTGTGCTAAGAAATCATTTGAGATTTTAGGTCCAGATTACAAATACTTCCATTACCTCGAATATTTAGGAAGAAATTTGCGTTCATATTAATCAATAAGATTACCAGTTTTTTATTGCGTTTACTTATCTTTGCCTTATCTTTCAAAAGTTAATCCTCTCATTCCAAAAGGATTCTTTCCTGATATAAAGATTCAGAACATGGGTTTTCTCGATAACGTCTTCAAGGGTAGCGGTAAATATCCAAAATCATTCGTCAATAGCATCACACATTCCGCTGAAACTCTTTACACAATTGTAAATGAGTCAATTCAGCTTGCCATGAGTGCTCCAGACCTTGATACTAAAAAATCAAGGTTGGAATATGCCATGAAGAAACTGGTTGAATTGATTAAGTTAGCCAATGAATACTCATTCCTTGACTTTAAAAAAATATCTTCCATTTATGAGTCGATCCGTGAGGTAAGGAATGAGATCAAGCAGATGGAATTGGAACATCGGGCGCTACAGGATCATGAAGTTGAGGGTGTAAATGAGATCAAAATTCCAGGAGAAGAGCTTGTATCGAAGACAACCAGGGCTGAAGATTCGGCAAGTTGTCCGTATTGTTCTTACCAGTTTCCTGTAATGCCTCAAAGGAAAGGCTCTTGCCCTTCCTGTCATAAGATGATTTATGTCTGGTATTCCACTCTTCAAAATATGAAGAAACTGGTCACAGAAGAAGAGGCTTTCAAAATTGAAAGAGAGATCTCTGAACATATTGAAAAATATGAGCTTCTTAATAAGCAGGAGATGATTGAAAAGTCGGAAGATGAAGTGAAGATGATTCAGGAAGAACTCATGGAGAATGATCCGACTTTTACTTTAGACGATGCTTACTTTTATTTACTGAACAACAAAATCAAGAAGTCGAGGAGTAACAGTGAAAAAGCTCAGCTATTTTACCTGAAAGCATTGTTGCTTGACAGCTCCGGGAAAGACTTCACTGAGGACCTGGTTGAATCGAGGCGTCTCGAACTTATGCATCTAAAAACTCATGAATTTGTAAAAAAGGTGCAGATTATTTCCAATCCTGATTCCTGTAAAGTTTGTAAAGCAGATTCTGATAAAGTCCTGTCAATTGAAGAGGCGTTGAAACTAATGCCTCTTCCTCATAAATCATGCACCCGGCCTTTTCATAGCGAAAAAGGGTTTTGCCGTTGTACCTACCTGATTGTAAATAGAACTTAAAGTACATTTCCTTTCAGGATTTTAAGCAGGATCCCAAATGCCCTCCCCGGCCCTCCCTACTAGGTAGGGAGGAGAAGTTTCTACCATTTCAGGATTTTAGAAAATCAAAAAAAGGGTATTTTCCCCCCCCCCCCCCCCCCCCCCCGGCGGGGAGGAGAAGAATTTTTTCTAATATTCCAAGTTAAGAAAAGATCTCAAAGCCAACATGCTTAGTAAGGGAGCCTCCCCCTATTGATAGGAGGTTGGGGTAAAAAGACTAACTTCAGGAAATCAGAACAATGAAGGCACCAATGCTGCTATTTCTTCGATGGAAGGATTCATATCAAAGATCAAATCCGGTTTGAGAAAAAACAACTCTTTTTCTTTTTGGAATCTCTGTTCACCCCCTCCGGTGATATTCAGCATAATTTGGTCGTTCCTGCCAACCAGCTTTTTATGTACTGCCTCAACAAGCGAAGCAACGGCGACAGCAGCAGCCGGGTGGATATCAATACCTTCAGTATCGAGAAAGAGCTGAGCAGCATTACGAGCTTCAGCATTATTCATCGCCATGATCAATCCTCCGGTATCTGAAAGAGCATCAAACAGTCCGCCTTTTATGGGATAAGGGGGTTTACGGTTTGAAAGTACTTTAGCATCAATTTCTTCTACATGCTTACGTGCGATAGCATCATCATAAGGCAGCATATCCCTCGACCCTGCATTCCAGGCATCCATAATAGGTGTGAATGGAGCATTTTGAGACAAAATAAGTTTCATTTTGTTTTGTCCAAACCGGCCATCTTCCAATAGCCTCAAATTAGCCTCCCATGCAGCAATGGCCCCGGTACCACTTCCAACAGCCTGGAAATAATAATCCGGAATCCTTCCGATAAATGATACGGCAGAAAGGACAGTTGTACCCATTCCATCACGACGTGCCACATTCTTAGCACCACCTTCAGCAATGAAACCCTCCAGAGAACAAACCAAATTTGCCAGGTGGATAGCATCAAAATAATCACATCCTTTCCGGCTGGCAATCAGTTTTACACAATCATTTAGCGGAGTATCAAACCAAAGGGCCGTGAGATTATCTTCAGGCACAGAAAGCAATAATGGAATATTATTATCTGAACAAACCCTTGCGAATGCCCGGGCTGTATTTCCGGCAGAAGCCACCACCAGAACCTTACCAATCTCGGGATCCAGGCGCGCACATACCGAATAAGCTTCTGTTTCCTTGAATGAACAGGTACTCATAGTAGCTCCCTTTTCAGGCCAGTAGCCACTAAATGTGATGAAGAGGTCAGAAAGTCCGAGAGATGCTGCCAATGCCTCACTTTTGTAAGTAACCGGGGCAGAAGACCCTTTAAGGTATTTCTTAATGGGCAACCAGCCAGCAAACCGGTATAATCCTGACTCCTGGCTTCTCAGGTTTAAGGTCTTTTCTTCATAAATAGCCCTGATCAATCCCGGAACAGAAGCACCTGGTTCATCAAGCAACCATCCGGAATCTTCAAAAACTTGTCCATTAACCAAAGATTGCAATTGATAAATCGTTGCTAACTTGTCCTGTTTCATTTAAATTTTTTTCTATTCGGGACAAAAGTATAAAATGACCTTATGAATTCAAATTGGTTTTCCCCACTCTTTTACAAATAATTCCAGCCCGAAGTGAGGTGTTAATATCAGATAATCAGATTAATATTTAATTAAATCGCTGCTTTTTTATTGTAGGTGAACGAAATTGGAATAATTTTGTATTATAAATGAAAGAATACTCTGCTACTCAATTCATAACCTACTCCAATTAACCTGTAAACCATTGAAGAGTGTTACATTACTTGCCGTAATTTTTGCGGCAATCTTTTTCATTACTATCCCCAAAGACGGTGCCTGTCAATTGCTCGTTGAAAATTTCGATTACCCGGCAGGTGATTTACTGACAAATCATGGATGGTTGGCTCATAGTGGAGCCGGAACTCAAGCTGTTACAGTTAACAATGGAGGATTATCTTTCCCGGGGTTCAACCTGAGTGGAATTGGCAATGCAGCTTTGGTCGACAATACTGGGGAGGATGTTTACCTTAGTATTACCCAACAAACTTCAGGTACAGTATATGCCGCTTTCATGGTGAATGTTGCCGCTGTTTCAGCAGGCTATTTCATTCATCTCTCTACTAATCCTGCAAGTACAATCCACCGTGGAAAAGTATTTGTAGACGCCACCAATCATTTTGGACTAAGTTTGGGTAGCAATACCGGCACTTATTCTTCTTCGACTTTTTCAACCAATACTACCTATCTTTTGGTTTTGAAATACCAGGTCAATGCCGGAACATCAAATGACCAGGTTAGCCTTTATGTTTTTAACACCAATGCACCAGCCACTGAACCTGCTTCACCAACAGTTGGCCCCTTAACTGATGCAACTCAATCAGATCTTAACCCGGCCAGTATAGCTTTACGACAATACTCAGCCACTCAAAATTATATTGTTGATGGGATCAGGATCGCTACTTCCTGGACAGATGCCATTGGAGTTCAAACAGTTGCCCCCACCCTCCAATCAGCTAATATCTCCTTCAGTAATGTAACCGGAAATAGCATGACAGCTGCCTGGTATAAGGGGAATGGAGAAAAGCGTGTTGCTATTATAAGTAACAGTTCAAATATCATTCCTCCGGAAGATGGTACAGATCCCTCAGCCAATGACATATACCAGGGTACCGGACAGCAAGTTGTATTTAATGGCAGCGACAGTACTATCAATATAACCGGGCTAAGTTCAAGTACAACCTATTGGTGCCAGGTTTTTGAGTATAATGGCACAGGAATCAATACCAAATATTCTATTGCAACCGGTAGCAATAACCCCAACAGCCAGGCAACCCTATTTGTACTTCAACCACCGATTGTTTCTGATCCTACTGCAGCAAGTATTACATCCAATAGTGCAATAATTGGAGGAAATATTATTTCCGATGGTGGAAGCCCAATTTCCGAGAGAGGTACAGTTTGGAGCATAAATTCGCCCATATCCATCAACGACAATAAAATGGCTGAAGGCAACCTCAACACAGGAATCTTCGCTCATTTACGGTCATCACTTCCGGCCGGAACAGAAATCTTTTACGCTGCTTATGCTCAAAACGCAATTGGCACCTCAATTTCGCCTGAGTCCAGCTTTATAACCTTAGCCGAAGAACCCAGTAACCAGGCGACTGCAATATTCTCCCCATTAATTTCCTATTCCACGATTGCTGTATCCTGGGATGACAATAATGGAACACAGGCGGCATCCGGATTCCTCATCAAAGGCAATACCACAGGTACTTTTACCGCACCAGTGGATGGATTCCCTGAAACAGACGACACCAATCTTGGAGATGGGTCAGGAACTGTAAATGTGACTACAGGAACAAACACCTATACCTGGACTTCACTCTTGCCTTCCACTACATACTTTTTTGCCATCTACCCCTATACCAATTCCGGATCCACCATTGATTACAAAACCTCGGCCAGCACCCCTGTTTGCACAGCTACAACTACTGCTATCCCAATAAATATTTATACCTGGGCGGGAGCCAATAATGCCGACTGGAATATCCCAACAAATTGGGTACCTGCCCGATCGACTCCTGAAGTTGCTGATATCCTTCAGTTTAATGATGGCACAACAAAAACAATTACTGCTATTCCCACTCAGACAATTAGTAAGATACTTGTTTCGGGCAATACCAAAATCACCCTTCAGTCTTCAGCAGTGGCAACCATTACCATTGCAGGAGGCACCGGGCTCGACCTGGATATAACGGCGGGTTCAGAATTAAACCTGAGTGGTACAAATGCAATTACAATTGCTGTTTCATCCACAGCTGCCGCAGGCATATCGGGAGGTATCACTTTCACAAATGGAGCACATCGCTTAACCGGGGGAACTCTTGGTGCCGTCTATTTCAACTCAGGATCCTATTTCAAGGCTGGCAGTGGTTTTACCGGGAGTCCTTTTGGTACAGCTGCACCCTACAATGCTATAATTTTTGATAATGGATCAACCTACCTGAGCCAGTCGGGAAGCAATCCTTTCGGAGCCTCTGCCCCTAATAGTGTGGTAGTTTTTCAGGAAGCTAGTTTGTTTAAGGTAATTGCAGGTGTAACTGCTGCATTCTCCGGACGCACCTATGGCAATTTTGAACTGGATGCCATTGGGGCAACATTAACACAAACAGGTACCGGGGCCGTGTCAATTCAGGAACTTAAAATTACCAACGGCACCTTAAATTTCAATATGACAGGTACTGCCGGGCATTCAATTAAAGGGGATATCATTGTAAATCCGGGAGGCACACTCAATTTTTCACCGA
The genomic region above belongs to Bacteroidales bacterium and contains:
- a CDS encoding DASS family sodium-coupled anion symporter, whose product is MLKWLKRNQFVISLFAGILLALAEYLLNPFNLGEDATKAVAVAILMITWWITEALPMPAVALLPLVLQPLLGLGTIEEVSKSYSNPVIFLFMGGFMIGLALQKWNLHKRIALYIVKQTGTSGDRIILGFILATGFLSMWLSNTATTMMMFPIALSVIVVMKEHENAGSGFTNFSLVLMLVIAYASNIGGMATIIGTPPNVAFLGFIEKKYGYTVQFLDWMIICAPLALLLLAALYLTMTKILFPNHIKHNEVANKFIEQELKALGKLSNAEKRVLVIFSVTALLWITKDLLNGIGLFKLDDNMIAVLGALALFATPSGEKKEQKSVMVLDWNDTTKMSWGILLLFGGGIALANSLEKAGVMAQIGNWLAGFSQMGGFTLILIIVVVSIFLSELMSNVAQVIVLAPVLASLADALHLDPIMLGLPMTLAASAASMMPIGTPPNAIVFGSGFIKLKDMLKAGFVMNLISIILITLFCWFLLPLVIHVMK
- a CDS encoding dockerin type I repeat-containing protein; protein product: MKSVTLLAVIFAAIFFITIPKDGACQLLVENFDYPAGDLLTNHGWLAHSGAGTQAVTVNNGGLSFPGFNLSGIGNAALVDNTGEDVYLSITQQTSGTVYAAFMVNVAAVSAGYFIHLSTNPASTIHRGKVFVDATNHFGLSLGSNTGTYSSSTFSTNTTYLLVLKYQVNAGTSNDQVSLYVFNTNAPATEPASPTVGPLTDATQSDLNPASIALRQYSATQNYIVDGIRIATSWTDAIGVQTVAPTLQSANISFSNVTGNSMTAAWYKGNGEKRVAIISNSSNIIPPEDGTDPSANDIYQGTGQQVVFNGSDSTINITGLSSSTTYWCQVFEYNGTGINTKYSIATGSNNPNSQATLFVLQPPIVSDPTAASITSNSAIIGGNIISDGGSPISERGTVWSINSPISINDNKMAEGNLNTGIFAHLRSSLPAGTEIFYAAYAQNAIGTSISPESSFITLAEEPSNQATAIFSPLISYSTIAVSWDDNNGTQAASGFLIKGNTTGTFTAPVDGFPETDDTNLGDGSGTVNVTTGTNTYTWTSLLPSTTYFFAIYPYTNSGSTIDYKTSASTPVCTATTTAIPINIYTWAGANNADWNIPTNWVPARSTPEVADILQFNDGTTKTITAIPTQTISKILVSGNTKITLQSSAVATITIAGGTGLDLDITAGSELNLSGTNAITIAVSSTAAAGISGGITFTNGAHRLTGGTLGAVYFNSGSYFKAGSGFTGSPFGTAAPYNAIIFDNGSTYLSQSGSNPFGASAPNSVVVFQEASLFKVIAGVTAAFSGRTYGNFELDAIGATLTQTGTGAVSIQELKITNGTLNFNMTGTAGHSIKGDIIVNPGGTLNFSPTSAATVSLNGSSQQMISGGGTINLNTLETLEVNNPAGILLETSITLNGILALQGSIFSLNAGSLTLGSTASITGTFGASNMITASGTGLLKKEFPLSGGSFLFPLGDVTGTAEYSPVLFTLISGGISTGNYVGINLSNTVYPGGPISSSYIQRYWNLSSSGISGFSCDATFSYTTADVVGVEADLVCARMNPIPTMAGTVNTSQHQLTATGITTLGSFTGIQLDKSLSVSLFLEGLYAGSGLMNKAQNASGDQFAGNTADQVEVELHSSVPGDYPTLIYSSGPVNLSTNGQIATTIPLNFGGSYYLSIRHRNSIETVSAIPVSFSGSSITYNFTDQSNKAYGNNLKQANDGSYLLYAGDVNQDGLIDADDMILMDNEAASFSEGYLVTDLNGDGVVNITDIDYADSNASSFISARKP
- a CDS encoding cysteate synthase, encoding MKQDKLATIYQLQSLVNGQVFEDSGWLLDEPGASVPGLIRAIYEEKTLNLRSQESGLYRFAGWLPIKKYLKGSSAPVTYKSEALAASLGLSDLFITFSGYWPEKGATMSTCSFKETEAYSVCARLDPEIGKVLVVASAGNTARAFARVCSDNNIPLLLSVPEDNLTALWFDTPLNDCVKLIASRKGCDYFDAIHLANLVCSLEGFIAEGGAKNVARRDGMGTTVLSAVSFIGRIPDYYFQAVGSGTGAIAAWEANLRLLEDGRFGQNKMKLILSQNAPFTPIMDAWNAGSRDMLPYDDAIARKHVEEIDAKVLSNRKPPYPIKGGLFDALSDTGGLIMAMNNAEARNAAQLFLDTEGIDIHPAAAVAVASLVEAVHKKLVGRNDQIMLNITGGGEQRFQKEKELFFLKPDLIFDMNPSIEEIAALVPSLF
- a CDS encoding MFS transporter, which produces MAEPRPSFPRSFWTVISMEFFERGSYYGMMSVLSVYLVLSRNEGGLGFSKESVGAIKSVIVPMLYFLPILSGAIGDRYGYRKVLFFAFASMSLGYFFAGLSTTYIAIFSSLLLVALGAGFFKPMISGTIAKVTDESSSSLGFGIYYWSINLGAFLFPLILVPWLKSISWSYIFFMAAIGTGWLIFLNLFVFKEPVKEKSSKPLIQVFTEMLIVLKDYRFFLMLLIYSGFWIMYFQVYDSVLWYLTEKVDMSPFNNIVNSFLGLFMDSPSWKFEAEHVTAMNAGAIILLQILVSSLVRNTKVLPTMIFGIALGSLGMGMLAIAPNAWVFMASMFVFTLGEMIAHPKFISYVGLIAPPDKKAVYQGYSFLYGVIGSGVGGILGATLYVRFVEKQNNPALLWITFSMIGVVTIIGLLLYNRFIVNNNNSQKA
- a CDS encoding class I SAM-dependent methyltransferase; translation: MAHLNNNAGMIRKVKKLSKSIFFKVWYSYVSKVDKNAEVTFMNYGYSKNKHSIELDEKDRLNRYSSQLYHFVAGSVDIQGKDILEIGCGRGGGISYISRYMAPKSAIGLDLNKNSIEFCKNYYANENIRFVRGNAEKLSFRENSFDVVINVESSHRYLKMENFLNEAYRVLKPGGILLFADFRPDDELELLDQQLKSARFIPMKNEIITENVLEALELTSTDRQILVRKLTPKMLHRIGDMFATTKGTPTFNKLATHQFEYLFYMLMKSH
- the namA gene encoding NADPH dehydrogenase NamA: MLFEPLTIRDIRFRNRIVMSPMCQYSAINGYANDWHLVHYGSRAVGGAGLVIMEATAVSPEGRITPGDLGIYDDDHIVQLRKINAFLHQYGAISGIQLAHAGRKAGCALPVEGGKQLGINKGGWQTLAPSPVPFYADDSFPLMLDTAGIKAIIASFRKGAQRSLEAGFKVVEIHAAHGYLIHQFLSPLSNKRTDEYGGDFNNRIRFLKEIVTAVREVWPENLPLFVRISATDYSEGGWNVDESTQLAVILKTMGVDLIDTSSGGLVYDAKIPFGPGYQVMFSEKLRKETGIKTAAVGLITEPSQAEEILLKGQADMIMLGRELLRNPYFPLFAANTLSNEIEWPLQYKRAQK